One genomic segment of Streptomyces sp. RKND-216 includes these proteins:
- a CDS encoding response regulator gives MKPPGRTPDGATGTPPQAIRVLVVEDDPVAADAHATYVGRVPGFEVAGVAHTRAEAARALDRTPVDLILLDLYLPDGHGLALLRALRGAGHSVDVFAVTSARDLTVVREGVVLGVVQHVLKPFTFPTLRDRLRQYAEFRQSTGGDGGGGEAGSQAEVDRALSALRAPQPATLPKGLAAATLETVTAALRDAGEEGLTAAAAAEQVGINRITARRYLEHLVTAARAERRPQYGQVGRPEFCYRWLTRY, from the coding sequence GTGAAGCCCCCCGGCAGAACCCCGGACGGCGCGACCGGCACGCCGCCGCAGGCGATTCGCGTGCTCGTCGTCGAGGACGACCCCGTCGCCGCCGACGCGCACGCGACCTACGTCGGGCGGGTGCCCGGCTTCGAGGTCGCGGGCGTCGCGCACACCCGCGCGGAGGCGGCGCGGGCGCTGGACCGCACCCCCGTCGACCTGATCCTGCTCGACCTGTACCTGCCCGACGGCCACGGCCTGGCGCTGCTGCGCGCGCTGCGCGGAGCGGGACACTCCGTCGACGTGTTCGCCGTGACCTCCGCACGCGACCTCACCGTCGTGCGGGAGGGCGTCGTCCTCGGCGTGGTGCAGCACGTGCTGAAGCCGTTCACCTTCCCCACCCTGCGCGACCGGCTGCGCCAGTACGCCGAGTTCCGGCAGAGCACCGGCGGCGACGGGGGCGGCGGAGAGGCGGGCAGCCAGGCCGAGGTGGACCGGGCGCTGTCCGCGCTGCGCGCGCCGCAGCCCGCCACGCTGCCCAAGGGACTGGCCGCTGCCACCCTGGAGACCGTCACCGCGGCGCTCCGGGACGCCGGGGAGGAGGGCCTGACGGCAGCGGCTGCCGCCGAGCAGGTGGGCATCAACCGCATCACCGCGCGCCGCTACCTGGAGCACCTGGTGACCGCGGCGCGGGCCGAACGGCGTCCGCAGTACGGGCAGGTGGGCCGCCCGGAGTTCTGTTACCGCTGGCTCACGCGATATTGA
- a CDS encoding extracellular solute-binding protein, with protein MRPTAPLMLTVAAVLAAGTLTACGGDSGDDPNTLQVAFPKDTNNKVTVRDDYVEYVAKQFEKAHPGKTVELVPIQASQQDYYTKIQQMMRSPQTAPDLVYEDTFLINSDIESGYLLPLDPYLKKWKHWDRFEDSAKTAAKARNGKTYGVPDGTDTRALWFNREIFAKAGLPEDWKPQAWDDVLKAARTIDREVPDVIPLNVFTGKAAGEAAAMQGFEMLLYGTGPDPLYDPQSEKWVTGSQGFVDSLEFIDTVYADNLGPDVSDALSPNIQTRVPTELLPEGDLAIALDGSWLGNQWLDTGGRPWPDWSETMGMAPMPTQDGQEPGSVSMSGGWTWSIPENSGNHDLAWKLIETLQTPENAREWCIRGAQIAVREDVAQHPEYRKSLPGIEFFTDLVEVTHYRPALPVYPRVSGALTEAMEKVTTGDASPREAAKTYDEELRTLTDGAVVQR; from the coding sequence GTGCGCCCCACCGCTCCGCTGATGCTCACCGTCGCCGCGGTCCTCGCCGCGGGCACGCTCACCGCCTGTGGCGGCGATTCCGGCGACGACCCGAACACCCTTCAGGTCGCGTTCCCCAAGGACACCAACAACAAGGTGACGGTGCGGGACGACTACGTCGAGTACGTCGCGAAGCAGTTCGAGAAAGCCCACCCGGGCAAGACAGTCGAGCTGGTGCCGATCCAGGCGTCCCAGCAGGACTACTACACCAAGATCCAGCAGATGATGCGCTCCCCGCAGACCGCGCCGGACCTGGTCTACGAGGACACCTTCCTCATCAACTCCGACATCGAGAGCGGCTACCTCCTCCCGCTCGACCCCTACCTGAAGAAGTGGAAGCACTGGGACCGCTTCGAGGACTCGGCGAAGACCGCCGCCAAGGCCCGCAACGGCAAGACCTACGGCGTGCCCGACGGCACCGACACCCGAGCGCTGTGGTTCAACCGGGAGATCTTCGCGAAGGCCGGGCTCCCGGAGGACTGGAAGCCGCAGGCCTGGGACGACGTACTCAAGGCCGCGCGCACCATCGACCGCGAGGTGCCCGACGTCATTCCGCTCAACGTCTTCACCGGAAAGGCCGCCGGGGAGGCGGCGGCCATGCAGGGCTTCGAGATGCTGCTGTATGGCACCGGCCCGGACCCGCTGTACGACCCGCAGTCCGAGAAGTGGGTGACCGGCAGCCAGGGCTTCGTGGACAGCCTGGAGTTCATCGACACCGTGTACGCGGACAACCTCGGCCCCGACGTGTCCGACGCGCTGTCCCCCAACATCCAGACCCGGGTGCCCACCGAACTGCTGCCCGAGGGAGACCTGGCCATCGCACTGGACGGCTCCTGGCTCGGCAACCAGTGGCTCGACACCGGGGGCCGCCCCTGGCCGGACTGGTCCGAGACGATGGGCATGGCGCCGATGCCGACGCAGGACGGGCAGGAGCCGGGCAGCGTCAGCATGTCCGGGGGATGGACGTGGTCCATCCCGGAGAACTCCGGTAACCACGACCTCGCCTGGAAGCTGATCGAGACCCTCCAGACCCCGGAGAACGCCCGCGAGTGGTGCATCCGCGGCGCCCAGATCGCCGTGCGGGAGGACGTGGCGCAGCATCCCGAGTACCGGAAGTCCCTGCCCGGCATCGAGTTCTTCACCGACCTGGTCGAGGTGACGCACTACCGGCCCGCGCTACCCGTGTACCCGCGGGTCTCCGGCGCGCTCACGGAGGCCATGGAGAAGGTGACGACGGGCGACGCCTCGCCCCGGGAGGCCGCGAAGACATACGACGAGGAGCTGCGCACCCTCACCGACGGGGCGGTCGTCCAGCGGTGA
- a CDS encoding sugar ABC transporter permease, protein MLLLFLAGPIGYCCWIAFTDTQLTGQASASFVGLENFRRAFADPDFLNAVVLTLVFTVVSAILGQNTLGLALAALMRRASRAVRSLTGAVVICAWVLPEIVAGFLLYTFFSSRGTLNDVLAWLQLPEQNWLFTLPILAVSFANVWRGTAFSMLVYSAALSDVPNEVTESAEVDGASGWQRMWHITLPMIRRSIGTNLMLNTLQTLSVFGLIWAMTRGGPGQRSTTLPVFMYDTAFNKALIGYGTAVALLLLLVGALFSVVYLRLLREEV, encoded by the coding sequence ATGCTGCTGCTGTTCCTCGCCGGGCCGATCGGCTACTGCTGCTGGATCGCCTTCACCGACACCCAGCTCACCGGGCAGGCGTCCGCGTCGTTCGTCGGCCTGGAGAACTTCCGCCGCGCCTTCGCCGACCCCGACTTCCTGAACGCCGTGGTGCTCACCCTGGTGTTCACCGTGGTCTCCGCGATCCTCGGGCAGAACACCCTGGGCCTGGCGCTGGCCGCGCTGATGCGGCGCGCGAGCCGCGCCGTACGGTCGCTCACCGGAGCGGTCGTCATCTGCGCCTGGGTGCTGCCGGAGATCGTCGCCGGCTTCCTGCTCTACACCTTCTTCAGCAGCCGCGGCACCCTCAACGACGTGCTCGCCTGGCTCCAGCTCCCCGAGCAGAACTGGCTGTTCACGCTGCCGATCCTGGCGGTGTCGTTCGCCAACGTGTGGCGGGGCACCGCCTTCTCCATGCTTGTCTACTCCGCGGCGCTGTCCGACGTGCCGAACGAGGTGACCGAGTCGGCGGAGGTGGACGGCGCGAGCGGATGGCAGCGGATGTGGCACATCACGCTGCCGATGATCCGCCGCTCCATCGGCACCAACCTGATGCTCAACACCCTCCAGACGCTGTCCGTCTTCGGCCTGATCTGGGCGATGACCCGCGGCGGCCCCGGGCAGCGCAGCACCACCCTGCCGGTGTTCATGTACGACACCGCGTTCAACAAGGCGCTCATAGGCTACGGCACGGCCGTCGCCCTGCTGCTGCTCCTCGTGGGCGCCCTGTTCTCCGTCGTCTACCTGCGCCTGCTGCGCGAGGAGGTGTAG
- a CDS encoding carbohydrate ABC transporter permease, which produces MLSRRRRQRLAADLGLLVVAAAFVVPLLWLAFASLDTEATLRVAAPGDPTLDNFAAVLTEEITFQPMLNSLLICGGATLITMVCAALAAYPLSRFRSRFSRPYLLTILFSTCLPITAVMVPVYGLFVQIDLIDTRYGTAMFLATSQLPFAVFLMKNFMDGVPVVLEEAAWTDGASWRQSLLRVILPLMGPGLGVVTVYSFIMMWGNFFVPFMLLVDPAKLPASVTLFTFFGNYGAVAFGQLAAFSVLYSTPVILLYVLISRRLGGGFTLGGAVKG; this is translated from the coding sequence CTGCTCAGCCGGCGCCGCCGGCAGCGGCTCGCCGCCGACCTCGGCCTGCTCGTGGTCGCCGCCGCCTTCGTGGTGCCGCTGCTGTGGCTGGCCTTCGCCTCCCTGGACACGGAGGCGACGCTGCGCGTCGCGGCGCCCGGGGACCCCACGCTGGACAACTTCGCCGCGGTGCTCACCGAGGAGATCACCTTCCAGCCGATGCTCAACAGTCTGCTGATCTGCGGCGGCGCCACCCTGATCACCATGGTGTGCGCGGCGCTGGCCGCCTACCCGCTGTCCCGTTTCCGGTCCCGCTTCAGCCGGCCGTACCTGCTGACCATCCTTTTCAGCACCTGCCTGCCGATCACGGCGGTGATGGTCCCGGTCTACGGCCTCTTCGTCCAGATCGACCTGATCGACACCCGCTACGGCACCGCGATGTTCCTCGCCACCTCCCAACTGCCCTTCGCCGTCTTCCTGATGAAGAACTTCATGGACGGCGTGCCGGTGGTGCTGGAGGAGGCGGCGTGGACGGACGGCGCGAGCTGGCGGCAGTCCCTGCTGCGCGTCATCCTGCCGCTGATGGGCCCCGGGCTCGGCGTCGTGACCGTCTACTCGTTCATCATGATGTGGGGCAACTTCTTCGTCCCCTTCATGCTGCTCGTCGACCCGGCGAAACTGCCCGCGTCGGTCACACTCTTCACCTTCTTCGGCAACTACGGCGCGGTCGCGTTCGGGCAGCTCGCCGCCTTCTCCGTGCTGTACTCGACGCCGGTCATCCTGCTGTACGTGCTGATCTCCCGCCGCCTGGGCGGCGGATTCACCCTGGGCGGCGCTGTCAAGGGCTGA